The proteins below are encoded in one region of Elusimicrobiaceae bacterium:
- a CDS encoding sigma-70 family RNA polymerase sigma factor encodes MPDNETDLIARARLGDNAAFETLALQYRDRLFGIAANVCAAMPSETEDVAQEAMLSAFTHIKTFKANSAFSTWLYRIAANKCFDRIRRAKIRGWTELPEDNQKGHPAGASANEDAIKNELSRAVNAALSALPLDYRLAVTLCDIEGLPNAEAAARLNITLAALKARLHRGRALLKEQLRNSA; translated from the coding sequence GCCCGGCTGGGCGACAATGCCGCGTTTGAAACCCTCGCCCTGCAATACCGGGACAGGCTTTTCGGCATCGCGGCAAACGTGTGCGCGGCAATGCCGTCCGAAACCGAGGATGTGGCGCAGGAAGCCATGCTCTCGGCGTTTACGCATATAAAGACATTCAAGGCCAACTCGGCGTTCAGCACCTGGCTGTACCGGATCGCCGCGAACAAATGTTTCGACCGGATACGCCGCGCGAAAATCCGCGGCTGGACGGAACTGCCGGAAGATAACCAGAAAGGCCATCCGGCCGGTGCGTCGGCAAACGAGGACGCGATTAAAAACGAGCTGTCCCGCGCGGTCAACGCCGCGTTATCGGCCTTGCCGCTGGACTACCGGCTCGCCGTAACGTTATGCGATATTGAGGGTCTGCCCAACGCGGAAGCGGCCGCGCGCCTTAACATTACGCTCGCCGCGCTTAAAGCGCGCCTGCACCGGGGCCGAGCACTGTTGAAAGAACAGCTCAGGAACTCCGCGTAA